The genomic interval AAAGCTCATCAGGAGCTTTTTCTCCAGCATCCCTATAGCAATGCTTACAAGAAAGATTGCATTCCTTTGTTATATTCCATGATATTAGCATATTTTCATTATATGTTTAAAGGAAAGTTGTTGCAACAACATAGCAAAATTTTCTATTGACATTTGGTTGGAAAAAAGTGGTATTTTATTATTAAAAATATTGGGGGTATAGATGATGAAGAAAGTTGTGACAGATCAAAATTTGGTAGCATATTGTGGCCTTTATTGTGGTGCCTGCGGTGCGTATCTTAAAGATAAATGCCCAGGTTGCCACGATAATCAGAAAGCACAATGGTGTAAAATTAGACTGTGCTGTATTGAGAAAAAATACTCATCCTGTGCTGAATGTAAGGAATTCACAAATCCCAATGATTGCAAGAAGTTTAATAATCTTATTTCCAAAATCTTCGGTTTAATCTTTAACTCTGACAGGGCAGCCTGTATTCAACAAATTCGCGAAATTGGACTTTTAGGCCATGCTGAAAATATGGCTTCCCACAAACGTCAATCAATCAAAAGGTAATATCTCGCCCAAGCCCAACAGGTTTTGCTAGGTGTTTATAGCTCGATGTAATCTTTAGGTTTGCTGTTTAGAAAATCCAACATTCAATACCTCCCTTGCTATCT from bacterium carries:
- a CDS encoding DUF3795 domain-containing protein, with the translated sequence MMKKVVTDQNLVAYCGLYCGACGAYLKDKCPGCHDNQKAQWCKIRLCCIEKKYSSCAECKEFTNPNDCKKFNNLISKIFGLIFNSDRAACIQQIREIGLLGHAENMASHKRQSIKR